The Deltaproteobacteria bacterium genome contains a region encoding:
- the mdh gene encoding malate dehydrogenase → MARPKIALIGGGNIGGVLAEQIAYRELGDVVIFDVVEGLPQGKALDMAEGSPLADSDAKLSGANSYEGIKGADLVIITAGLARKPGMSRDDLLNTNLAIMKQVAVGVRDNAPNATVIVVSNPLDAMVYTFKQVSGFPKNRVVGMAGVLDSARFRAFVAWELGVSVQDVTALVLGGHGDTMVPLTRYCTVAGIPVTKLIAPDKLNAIVERTKNAGGEVVALLKTGSAFVSPALSAIEMAESILRDKKRVLACACLLEGEYGVKGLYVGVPCVLGAGGVERVLEVEMNADERKLFDASVEHVKKLVAEIKL, encoded by the coding sequence ATGGCGCGTCCGAAGATTGCTCTCATCGGCGGCGGCAACATCGGCGGCGTGCTCGCCGAGCAGATCGCGTATCGCGAGCTCGGCGACGTCGTGATCTTCGACGTGGTCGAGGGCCTGCCGCAGGGCAAGGCGCTCGACATGGCCGAGGGCAGCCCGCTCGCGGACAGCGACGCGAAGCTCTCCGGCGCGAACTCGTACGAGGGCATCAAGGGCGCGGACCTCGTGATCATCACCGCCGGCCTCGCGCGCAAGCCCGGCATGTCGCGCGACGACCTGCTCAACACGAACCTCGCGATCATGAAGCAGGTCGCGGTCGGCGTTCGCGACAACGCGCCGAACGCGACGGTGATCGTGGTGAGCAACCCGCTCGACGCGATGGTCTACACGTTCAAGCAGGTCTCGGGCTTCCCGAAGAACCGCGTCGTCGGCATGGCCGGCGTGCTCGACAGCGCGCGCTTCCGCGCCTTCGTCGCCTGGGAGCTCGGCGTCTCGGTGCAGGACGTGACCGCGCTCGTGCTCGGCGGCCACGGCGACACGATGGTGCCGCTCACGCGCTACTGCACCGTCGCGGGCATCCCCGTGACCAAGCTGATCGCCCCGGACAAGCTGAACGCGATCGTCGAGCGCACCAAGAACGCGGGCGGCGAAGTCGTCGCGCTGCTGAAGACCGGCTCCGCGTTCGTGTCGCCCGCGCTCTCCGCGATCGAGATGGCCGAGTCGATCCTGCGCGACAAGAAGCGCGTGCTCGCGTGCGCGTGCCTGCTCGAAGGCGAGTACGGGGTGAAGGGCCTCTACGTGGGCGTGCCGTGCGTGCTCGGCGCCGGCGGCGTCGAGCGCGTGCTCGAGGTCGAGATGAACGCCGACGAGCGCAAGCTGTTCGACGCGAGCGTCGAGCACGTGAAGAAGCTCGTCGCCGAGATCAAGCTCTAA